The genomic stretch AGAAAAAAGCATCGAAGAAGAACGGCGACTTTTCTATGTCGGTTTAACGCGAGCGAAGGAAAAAATTTACCTTTCGTGTTCGGAGTCGCGCATGTACGCCGGTGAGACCAAATATTCATCGGAGTCGCGCTTTCTCTCCGAGATTCCACCGGAACTCATTTGGGTGAAATCCCGCAAAGAAAATGTCATTTCAGCCAGCCGTCAACAGCGAAAATCCTATCAAAAAAAAACCGTTGATAAGGCGGAAACATCCGGACAGCCATTCGTCGTGCCGGAAGCTAGTCGCCAAATCCAGATCGGATCAATTGTCACGCATCAGATTTTCGGAGTGGGAAAAGTTCTCGGAATAGATGGTTATGGACTAAACGCGAAACTTCACATTCTGTTCAGGTCAGCCGGTCAGAAAACAATCGTCGCTAAATACGTCAAACTGAGTTCGTAGATTTTCACTTTAATAAGTCTGTTCCCAGACCTTGCGCGTCGATCATTCCTTTGGCGATTTGGTCGCAGAGTTCGTTGTAGTCGTTTCCAGAATGACCGGCAACATATTTCCAGATAATTCCAGAATGATTTAGTTCATCAAGCGCCTGCCAGAGGTCTTGATTCTTGACACTTTTCTTGTTGGCAGTTTTCCAGCCTTTCATCTTCCAGTTTTTCAGCCACTGAGTGATGCCGAGTTTGACATATTCGCTATCCGTAAAAATAGTTGCCGATTCATTCCGGTCGAGCAGTTTCAGAGCGGCGATCGCCGCCGAAATCTCCATCCGGTTATTGGTCGTGTCAGGATCAAATCCGCCGTACTTTTGTAAAGTTTGTGAATCATCGATCATAACAACCGCCCAACCGCCGGGCCCGGGATTTCCTTTACAACTGCCGTCGGTATAAATAGTTTTCATGGCGCGAATTTATAACGATTTCCGTTATTAACCAGAAAAATCATTCCGGGGGGCTTGGCTTTTCCGTCTCGATCTTGAATAAAACACCGTCGCGGAAATAGAACTGTTTTTCACTCCCGTCCGAATAAGAATAAATCCAGAGTTGGAACAGGTGGTTCAAGTGATCTGTGTATTTATTGATTGTTGATGGTTTTTCAAGAATCTTTAAAACCGTTTCTTCCTGCATTCCAAGTTCTGGCTCGGGTTGGATTTTAGGAGCGACTGGGATTCGCTGACGCGACGTTTCTTTCAATTTTTGGATAGCCATTTCTTTTTGCAGAGCGCGAACGCCGTCTTCGAGAATCTGGATCGGTTCTTTGGTGATAAATTGAATATCCGGCCGAACTCGCGTCGCCCGCTTTAAGGATTCAAGCGCCAGTTCGACGTTTTTCTCATCGATGGATTTATTGGCGTCGTTGAGATAACCGTAAGCGATTTTCAACAACCATGGATCGACGCGTTCCCGAATCGGCGGATGCTTTTTAACAGCCATATCGAAGCTGGCAACCGCTTTGTCCCAGATGCCGTATTCGGTAAAAAGCGCGCCTCGGTGGAAATATATCTCGCTCCAGTATTCATTAGATAGGCTGGTGATGTCGGGAATTGGAAGGATTTCGACCTTTTTTAGTAAATCTTCCGCCGCATCGATTTGATTTTCCAGAAAGAGCGAATCCATGTCGTGAATGAAGTTTTCCGTGATTTTCTGGAAATCTTTGGTAATCACCGAGTCTAACTCCTCGATATGTTTTGACTTAGCCTGATCCAGATAGTTTGTGGCTTTTGTAAAATTTTTCGTCTCGATGAATCCTTCAGCGAGAATGACATTTTGGTAAGGCATCTGGTTGATACATTCCTGAATCATACGGCGCACCTTAAAGCGTCGTGGATGTCTCGGAATGCCGCTGAGCAATTGCTCAAAATTGGCTTTAGCCGCGATGTAATCACCCGATTTATACAGTTTTTTAGCGTCGTCTCCTACGGTTTCATAACCACCAAACATTGAACTGAATGTCAAATAAACGCCGAGACTGTTGAAGTTCATTCCGGTCAACGGGCTGAGCCGTTTGGGATCGTCCAGTCGGTCGAAATTTGCTGAAATATATTTGATCTCGACACCATACGCTTCCTTGAAGCGTTCTCCTTTTCGCATGAACATTTTCATTCCGACCGCGATAGACCATGTCGTTTTTTGCTGGTCGAGAAATCGATCTCCGCTGAGAGAACGATAGGCAGTTGCCAACGATTTGCCATAGTTGAACTGCACGGTGTTGCAAAATCGTTCCGACCATTGAAAAATGACGGACTGGTTGAAATTAATCTCGAGAATTCGAGGCGAATAAAACAGACGAGTTCCATCTTCTGGACTTTCGCTGTTCCAGCCATCCGGCAGTTTTAATTTAGCAAGCGGCGTCGTATAACTCCCGCCAAATCCGGTCTGAAAATCGACAAGATTCTGCGGGATGACATAGCGCAGGAAGTTGAACTTCAGCAAATCGAGTTCGAATCGGTACAGCGACCGGTAGTACAGCAAATCGGAATTTTCCAGCGATGTTTCCGTCGAATCGAAGATGAGTGGAGAGCCGAATAGACTGACGAGTTGTGTTCCCACCTTGAATTCGAAAGGCGTCATCGAAAGCGGCATCCGATATTCGATCGGATTGGAGAAAAAATCGGCGATTTTTATGAGAACTTGAGCGGCCGATAACCGAAACCACCCAAGCAAGATTACTGTAATAATCATCGAACGCTTCACAAGATAAAAATAATGACACCTTGCCATAAAGCAAAGTGGAATATTCATTTTCAATTAGAGTAATAGATTATAGCTTGCGTTAATAAAAATAATAGATTAAAATTCTTTTGAAGTCTTGAAAAAATGATTATGAGAGCAAAGCGTTAAAACAAAAAGGTAACTTAACAAGTGGACGGAATACATCAGATTACGTATCAGTTGCTCAATGAATTGTCTATTAAAAAAGAAATAGCCCTTATTGATCTCTTTACACAATTAGGCTATGATTATCAGCGAGAAGACGGCCAAATAATTATTCAGAAACTTGCTCGCTCACAATCGGAAGTCGTAGATAAAATTGAATTCTTTGCGGGATGCGGCGACTTCAAAATTTTCTGGATTCGTCTTAAACCATCTGAATTGCGCAGAACGGATGAACGGATTATTCTGAACCAGATAAATCAAAAGTATCCCTATAATCTCACCATTTTCTCGAATTCGGATGATACGCATTGGGATTTCGTCAATGTGAAGTTGATTGCCGATAAAACCGAAGAAAATCAAAAATCAGAAAAGCGAAAATATATCAGAAGAATTCGGATTGGTGAAACCGAACGATTACATACCGCATCTGAGAGAATCAGCAAACTCCAAATTCTTGACCAAAAAGTTTCACCCCTTGCTTTACAGAATCAACATGACGATGCTTTTGATGTCGAGCAGGTTACGCAAAGATTTTTCGATGAGTTTGTCGATATATTTAGAAATATCAAAGTCGATCTTTACAAACAAACAAAAGATAAAGCATTCGCTCATAAATTCACGATCCAGTTTCTCAGCCGTATCATGTTTTTCTACTTCATTCAAAAAAAGCGCTGGCTGGGTGATGATGTGGAATTTTTTAAACATTATTGGGACACCTATCGCAAATCAGGTCGTCCGATAGATTCATTTGTAAGTGATTGGCTTAGAATTCTTTTCTTTGAATCGCTGAACCACAAATATTCTCATCCGGCGTGGATGCCACAAGAACTCCATGCTATTCTTCACATGGCGCCTTTCCTGAATGGAGGATTGTTTACCCAAAATCCAAAAGACGACGCTTTTAATGACTACAAATGCTTGATTACTGATGCCCAATTTGAGAATATCCTGAACTTCTTCCAGAGTTACAACTTCACGATTACCGAAGACTCGCCTATCGATCAGGAAGTTGCCGTTGACCCGGAAATGATCGGCAAGGTTTATGAATCGTTGGTCAACGTTAGCGATGAGATTGACGAGCGCGGCGAAGCAGGCGTTTTCTATACGCCACGGACGGAAATCAGACTCATGTGCAGTCTCGCGCTGGTTGATCGAATGACAAAAGAAATCGGGGAAGAACACCGCAATTTGCTCTATGAATTGATTTTCGCTTTCTCCGAAGATGAAAAGAACTCCGTCGATGAAAGAGTCGCTCATCATAATCTTTGGGGAAAAATCGATCAATTTCTCAGAACCGTAACCATTCTCGATCCTGCCGTCGGCTCTGGCTCATTTCTCGTCGGAATGCTTTCAATAATAACCGATTTGTCCAAAAGAGCCAATAACCAGATCGGAACGCATGAGCGCGAATATGACCTGAAGAAACGAATCATCGCCAATTCACTGTATGGCGTCGATGTTATGGAATGGGCTGTCTCAGTTTGCGAACTGCGTCTCTGGCTTCAATTAGTCGTTGAAACCGACTTGAAGGTCGAAGAGCGCACGCTTGAAGCGCTTTTACCCAATTTGACATTTAAAATCCGTCAGGGCGATTCACTGGTACAACAAATCGGCGATTTGAACCTGACGCAGTTGAAAACATCAAATTTACCCAGCTATATCAAAGGCAGGATTACCTCCCTTAAATCCGAGAAACTGAAATATTTCTTTAACGATAAAACGGGAAAATTTCGTACCAAGGAATCGATCCACCGCGAAGAAGTGAACATCTTTGACGCCATCATCGATCATCAGGCGGATAAAATCCGAAAGGAAATCCACCGAATCAACCAGATCATCGAACAACCGGATTTTGAACAATTGTCTCTGCTGACCAACGAGCAGGGAGATAAAAAAGAGCAACTAAACTTCCTTCGCGAACAATATTTACAGGCCAAACAAGCCCAACAGACGGAACTGGAAAAACTGCATGCAATGCGGGAAAAACTGACAAATCCCATGAACGTACCATTTGTTTGGGACATTGCTTTCGTAGAAATCTTTGAAGGGGATCAGCAAGGTTTCGACATTGTTCTTGGCAATCCGCCTTATGTCCGGCAGGAATTGATCGCCGATCCAAAGGAAAATAGAGAGAATTTCTCTGAAGATGCCTGGCGGGAACGTAAACGCGCCTATAAAAACAAACTGATGCAATCTGTCTATGAAAAATTCCCGGATTATTTTAAGAGTAAAAGGAACGATAAACTCCTCAAGCCGCTCAATGCCAAAAACGACCTCTACGTCTATTTCTATCTGCATGGTTTGTCTTTGCTTAATTCTCAGGGCAGTTTCTGCTTCGTTACTTCCAATTCCTGGCTGGACGTCGGCTATGGCAGAGACTTGCAGGAATTCCTTATTAAAAACGTCCCGATCCATTTCATCATGGACAATCAGGTCAAACGTACTTTCAAATCCGCCGACGTCAACACCGTCATTTGTCTGTTCGGCAATCCGCAGGAAAAGGTCGTCAACGATCAGCGCGTAAAATTTATCATGTTCAAGACGCCTTACGAGTATGTACTGGAACCGGTTATCTTTGAGGAAATCGAATCGGCTGGCGAAATGAAAACGACGCCGGAATATCGCATTATTGTCAAGACACCGCTTGAACTCCTCCAAAACGGTTCGGAAATTGTTGGTCGAACAGAATCAGTTGAAAATGTACAGACCCAGGCGAAAGAACCAAACGGTTTCGATGATCTCTGTTCGACCAATAAAGTCAGTGAACCAGTAAGTCGAACAGATTCTGTCGGTAAATCACAAACCAAACCGAAAAACATAAAAGATTTCAGCAACCTCTGTTCGACCAACAACTATACCGGCGATAAATGGGGCGGCAAGTACCTGCGCGCGCCGGACATCTACTACAAGATACTGGAAAAAGGCAAAGGCAAACTCGTGCGACTGGGCGACATTGCTGAAGTGCGTTTCGGAATCAAAACCGGCGCGAACGAATTCTTCTACCTTGACAAAGACAAGATCGCCGAGTGGGGAATCGAGGAAGAGTTCCTGAAACCCGTTATCTTCTCTCTTAAAGAACTGAAATGTATAGCAGATCCACTTGTTAATTTGACTCTAAAGATGATTTCATGTCATAAGGACAAAAAAGAATTAAAGAATTCAAAGGTATTAGCGTATATCGAATGGGGTGAAAAAGAAAAATTTTCTATTCGTCCGAGCGTACATGGAAGAAATCCGTGGTATTCTTTAGGAAAACATTGGAAAGCAGTCCCTCTTGTATTCCCCGCAAAAGTAGGAGAACGATTTCTTGTACTTTTAAATACTCAACAAGTTTTTGAAGATAAAAAACTATATGGAATAATCCCAAAATCAAATGATTCAGTTTTAGAATTAGCAGCGATTCTTAATTCGACCTTAACTCGTTTCTTTGTAGACTTAACTTGTCGTCAACTTACAGGTGCTCAAGCAATAGCAGATATAGATGTTATGGTCGCTGAAAATCTTCAAATTGTAAATCCCTCTTTTATTGATTCTAAAATTCTTTTAGAACGATTTTGGATGTTGGCGAAAGATACAATCGGTAGCATTCTTTTAGATTGCGGTTTTGACAAAGATAAATCTATCCGTTCCCAACATCCCAATCCACTTCCCGACCGCAAGGCGCTGGACGATATTGTGTTTGATGCGCTAAGCTTGACGCAAGACGAGCGGAACGAGGTCTATTGGGCGGTTTGTGAGTTGGTGCAGAATCGGTTATCGAAGGCAAGGAGTGTATAAATGTCTGCACCAGGATTTATGGGATTATAGGATTGACAGGATTGTTTCCTAAGTAATGTATTCAAGATTAAGAAGGAGAAAGAATTGAAAAACGACATATTGGAAAAATGTACCGACTATATCAAAGAGCGCAATTTTGTCGTTGGTTTTGGTTTTCCACTTGTAAATATTGATGAAGAAATAATAATCAGGAATATATTGAAATCGCTGTTGACAATTCAAAATAGTCCCAATAAAAAAATCAGGGAGCGCAGTTTTAATATCTGGGGCGGGAATCACCTTGATCGTTACTATGTTGCGTTACCGGAAAATATATCAGTAAAGATAGTCGATATATTCAGGAAGAATTTAGATCCTAATTTTACCAACGTTTCGACGTCCTTTGGGGAAACAAGTCGCATGGGATTGTACCCGATCTACCGTTACGAGAACGGTAATATCATTGAGTATAATGACGACAGCGTTGCGGGAAAGACCCGGATCGATAATGAAAACTGGTACGGAACTGGCGCAAAAATCCAATTTCGGTTATGTTGCCGTGCTGAACTCCTTGGATATGAGAAATACTGCATTATTGATGATTGGAAATAATTAATGGTAAGTTAGCGAAGGCAAGGAGTGTGTAAAGATTCACTCATGTTCCGAATTTATTTTCGACTATAAATTTGTATAAAAAAACCATGAAAGGTGTTATTTTTGTACCATGAGAAAGTTAGATACAATACATGTTGAAAATTTTAAATCAATCCGGTCTCAGGACATCGCGCTTAATTCTCTGAATGTCTTCATTGGTGCAAATGGCGCCGGGAAATCAAACTTCATCGGTTTGTTTAAATTCCTAAATAAACTGGTTGATAAAAAATTGCAGGTCTATACCGGCGAGTCCGGAGGCGCTGATAGTTTTCTCTATTTTGGTCGTAAGAATTCTGACCACCTGAGTATTATTCTATCTTTTGATGAAGAAATTAATGGCTATGATTTAAAGCTGGTGCCGTCTGCTGAAGATCGTTTTATCTTTGCCGAAGAAAGTGTTTGGTATCACTATAAACCTCTTTATGCCTCACCTTATAGAAAATATTTATCTTCCGGACATTCCGAATCAAAATTATCTGAATACTCTGATAATCAATCAAAAAATGTAGCGCATCATGTTATCCAGGATTTAAAAAGTTGGAAGTTGTACCATTTTCACGATACCAGTGAAAGCGCCAAAGTCAAACTTACTGGAGATATTTCCGAGAATCGCATGCTTAATCCCGATGCGAGTAATCTCGCGGCTTTATTATATAGTCTTCAAAAAACACATCCTCAGCACTTCAACAATATTGAAGACACAGTTCGACTTGTCGCTCCATTTTTTCATAGTTTCCATTTAGAACCGACCCA from Candidatus Marinimicrobia bacterium CG08_land_8_20_14_0_20_45_22 encodes the following:
- a CDS encoding ribonuclease HI, which translates into the protein MKTIYTDGSCKGNPGPGGWAVVMIDDSQTLQKYGGFDPDTTNNRMEISAAIAALKLLDRNESATIFTDSEYVKLGITQWLKNWKMKGWKTANKKSVKNQDLWQALDELNHSGIIWKYVAGHSGNDYNELCDQIAKGMIDAQGLGTDLLK
- a CDS encoding chromosome segregation protein SMC is translated as MRKLDTIHVENFKSIRSQDIALNSLNVFIGANGAGKSNFIGLFKFLNKLVDKKLQVYTGESGGADSFLYFGRKNSDHLSIILSFDEEINGYDLKLVPSAEDRFIFAEESVWYHYKPLYASPYRKYLSSGHSESKLSEYSDNQSKNVAHHVIQDLKSWKLYHFHDTSESAKVKLTGDISENRMLNPDASNLAALLYSLQKTHPQHFNNIEDTVRLVAPFFHSFHLEPTQQNPQKIMLEWYDKGSDQSFNASALSDGTLRFMCLTTLLLQPKLPSIILLDEPELGLHPYAITMLAELLKSASKSVQVIIATQSVTLVNQFEPSQIFVVERKDNQSTFTHLQDANMEEWLDEFGVGDLWEKNIFGGRP